The uncultured Desulfuromonas sp. genome contains the following window.
GGCTTTATCCCCGACACCCTGTGCGGGGTGCGCATATTTCGTGGTATTGAGGCCAATCTGCTTGACGAGGGGCGGATTGACCTCGACGAAAGTTATCTGCAAAACCTCGATGTGATACTGGCCGGGTTTCACGCTGATTGCGGTTACACCGGAACAACGCGTGACGACCACACCCGAACCATGATGCTGGCCATGGAAAATCCTCTGGTGCACATCATTTCCCATCCCGGCAATCCGGAGTTCCCCATCGACTATGAGGCTATTGTCCGCCAGTCCGTGGCCACCGGCACGGCGTTGGAAATCAACAGCTCGTCGTTCCGGCGTACGCGGCGTGGCAGCGCGCCCAACTGTCTGGAAATCGCCCGACTGTGCGCCGAATACGGGGCACCGATAGCCGTCGGCAGTGATGCCCATATTGCCCAGGGAATCGGCGAATTCAGTGATTCCCTTGAGGCTGTGAAGCAGGTTGGCATCGCGCCGGAACAGATCGTCAATCGCACGATGGAGTCGACCCTGGCGTTTCTTGGTCTGAGTGGGGATGACGCATGAAACTCTCTTTTGAACGGCAGCTGATTGCCGATTACGGCCGTAAATTGGTTCACGCGGGCTTAACCACCGGCAGTGGCGGTAACCTCAGTCTCTTAAGTGCCGAGGAAAATCTGATTGCCATTGGTCCAAGCGGTATGGATTACGCGGATGTTTCTGCACAGGATGTGGTGCTGGTTGATCGTGCCGGCAAGGTGGTGGATGGCCGCTGGAAGCCGTCGAGTGAGTTGAGTTTTCATCTGGCCCTGTACGATCGCCGTCCTGATGTCCGCGCCGTGGTTCACACCCATTCGGTTTATGCGACCACCATGGCTTGTTTGCATCGCGAAATTCCGGCCGTGCATTATCTGGTCGCCTTTGCCGGCAAAAAGGTCCCTG
Protein-coding sequences here:
- a CDS encoding phosphatase, with translation MSEILPPEVDLHVHTIASGHAFSTIEENARAAAALGFKGIGMTDHGPSMPGAPHFYHFMVLGFIPDTLCGVRIFRGIEANLLDEGRIDLDESYLQNLDVILAGFHADCGYTGTTRDDHTRTMMLAMENPLVHIISHPGNPEFPIDYEAIVRQSVATGTALEINSSSFRRTRRGSAPNCLEIARLCAEYGAPIAVGSDAHIAQGIGEFSDSLEAVKQVGIAPEQIVNRTMESTLAFLGLSGDDA
- a CDS encoding L-fuculose-phosphate aldolase produces the protein MKLSFERQLIADYGRKLVHAGLTTGSGGNLSLLSAEENLIAIGPSGMDYADVSAQDVVLVDRAGKVVDGRWKPSSELSFHLALYDRRPDVRAVVHTHSVYATTMACLHREIPAVHYLVAFAGKKVPVAPYATFGTAELAESVRNHIGDNNALLLANHGLVAVGHDLPQAFNVAEEIELVARIYYQACSIGEPVLVADEEMDRVVEKFRTYGQQDCSKT